A genome region from Bradyrhizobium commune includes the following:
- the tkt gene encoding transketolase produces the protein MTQVDHTRMANAIRGLAMDAVEKAKSGHPGLPMGAADMATVLFTQFLKFDAAATDWPDRDRFVLSAGHGSMLLYSLLYLTGNAAMTLDQLKQFRQLGSLTPGHPENFHTKGIETTTGPLGQGISTAVGMALAEKMLAAEFGKKIVDHHTYVLASDGDLMEGVSQEAIAMAGHWKLNKMIVLYDDNGISIDGPTSISDSVDQVKRFKACGWAAEKIDGQDQAAISAAITRAQKSNKPTLIACRTTIGYGAPHKAGTAKAHGEALGADELKAAKENLGISLEPFSVPDDVLKAWRAAGSRGATARQEWEARLGELGSRKRAEFERRLRHERPASLAKAVKAFKKELLEKPLVAATRKSSEAVIEVIAAAMPMEFLAGSADLTGSNNNKAKSATAFSAKTPKGRFIHYGIREHGMAAAMNGIFLHGGFAPNGATFLVFTDYARPAMRLAALMGAGVVYVMTHDSIGLGEDGPTHQPVEHLSALRAIPNMRVFRPCDSVETAECWELALNRIDGPTVLTLTRQNLPQLRTSVNENPCQYGAYELVAAQGEAKATLFASGSEVEIAVAAQKQLAERGIPSRVVSVPSLELLLAQPEAKRAAIIGNAPVKVAIEAAVRWGWDAVIGQDGEFIGMHSFGASAPAKDLYKHFGITAEAAVNAVLKRVS, from the coding sequence ATGACGCAGGTCGACCACACCCGTATGGCCAACGCGATCCGCGGCCTTGCCATGGACGCTGTCGAGAAGGCGAAATCGGGTCATCCCGGCCTGCCGATGGGCGCCGCCGACATGGCGACGGTGCTGTTCACACAGTTCCTGAAATTCGACGCTGCGGCCACCGACTGGCCTGACCGCGACCGCTTCGTGCTCTCCGCCGGCCACGGCTCGATGCTGCTCTATTCGCTGCTGTATCTCACCGGTAATGCGGCGATGACGCTGGACCAGCTCAAGCAGTTCCGCCAGCTCGGCTCGCTCACCCCCGGGCATCCCGAGAACTTCCACACCAAGGGCATCGAGACCACGACCGGCCCGCTCGGCCAGGGCATCTCGACCGCGGTTGGCATGGCGCTCGCCGAGAAGATGCTCGCCGCCGAGTTCGGCAAGAAGATCGTCGACCACCACACCTATGTGCTCGCCTCCGACGGCGACCTGATGGAGGGCGTGTCGCAGGAAGCGATCGCGATGGCCGGGCACTGGAAGCTCAACAAGATGATCGTGCTCTATGACGACAACGGCATCTCGATCGACGGACCGACGTCGATTTCGGATTCCGTCGACCAGGTGAAGCGCTTCAAGGCGTGTGGCTGGGCCGCCGAGAAGATCGACGGCCAGGACCAGGCCGCGATATCAGCCGCGATCACCCGCGCCCAAAAGTCGAACAAGCCGACGCTGATCGCCTGCCGCACCACGATCGGCTACGGCGCGCCGCACAAGGCCGGTACCGCGAAGGCGCATGGCGAGGCGCTCGGCGCCGACGAGCTCAAGGCCGCCAAGGAAAATCTCGGCATCTCGCTCGAACCGTTCTCGGTGCCGGACGACGTGCTGAAGGCCTGGCGCGCGGCCGGCAGCCGCGGCGCGACCGCCCGGCAGGAATGGGAAGCACGGCTCGGCGAGCTCGGCAGCCGCAAGCGTGCCGAGTTCGAGCGCCGCCTGCGCCATGAGCGTCCGGCCTCGCTCGCAAAGGCCGTGAAAGCCTTCAAGAAGGAGCTCCTGGAAAAGCCGCTTGTCGCGGCCACCCGCAAATCCTCGGAAGCCGTGATCGAGGTGATCGCGGCTGCGATGCCGATGGAGTTCCTGGCCGGCTCCGCCGACCTCACCGGCTCCAACAACAACAAGGCGAAGTCGGCCACAGCTTTCTCGGCCAAGACGCCAAAAGGCCGCTTCATCCATTACGGCATCCGCGAGCACGGCATGGCGGCTGCGATGAACGGCATCTTCCTGCACGGCGGCTTCGCGCCGAACGGCGCGACCTTCCTGGTCTTCACCGATTACGCGCGGCCCGCGATGCGGCTTGCCGCGCTGATGGGCGCCGGCGTCGTCTACGTGATGACGCACGATTCCATCGGGCTTGGCGAAGACGGCCCGACCCATCAGCCGGTCGAGCATCTCTCAGCGCTGCGCGCCATCCCGAACATGCGCGTGTTCCGCCCCTGCGATTCCGTCGAGACCGCCGAATGCTGGGAGCTTGCGCTGAACCGTATCGATGGCCCGACCGTGCTGACGCTGACGCGGCAGAACCTGCCGCAGCTCCGCACCAGCGTGAACGAGAACCCCTGCCAGTACGGCGCCTATGAGCTTGTCGCAGCCCAGGGCGAAGCCAAGGCGACGCTGTTCGCCTCCGGCTCCGAGGTCGAGATCGCGGTGGCGGCCCAGAAGCAGCTCGCCGAGCGCGGCATCCCGTCGCGGGTGGTGTCGGTGCCCTCGCTGGAACTGTTGTTAGCGCAACCAGAGGCCAAGCGCGCCGCCATCATCGGCAACGCGCCGGTGAAGGTCGCGATCGAGGCCGCGGTGCGTTGGGGCTGGGACGCCGTGATCGGCCAGGATGGCGAATTTATCGGCATGCATTCGTTCGGCGCCAGCGCGCCGGCGAAGGATCTTTACAAGCACTTCGGCATTACCGCCGAGGCCGCGGTTAACGCTGTCCTGAAGCGCGTTTCCTGA
- a CDS encoding cell division protein ZapA — translation MSHINVTINGRQYRMACEEGQEVRLLKLADGLETRIQSLRGKFGEIGDARLTVMAALTVCDELVDAGNRIRTMEQELTELRDFRNAAVERARMTQTAVVNALNAAAERIEKSTQVLNRTVGGGIAIG, via the coding sequence ATGAGCCACATCAACGTCACCATCAACGGCCGGCAATACCGCATGGCCTGCGAAGAGGGCCAGGAGGTGCGGCTGTTGAAGCTCGCTGACGGCTTGGAGACGCGGATCCAGTCGCTGCGCGGAAAATTCGGCGAGATCGGCGACGCGCGGTTGACTGTGATGGCGGCGCTGACCGTCTGCGACGAGCTGGTCGATGCCGGCAACCGCATCCGCACCATGGAGCAGGAATTGACCGAGCTGCGGGATTTCCGCAACGCCGCCGTCGAGCGCGCCCGCATGACCCAGACCGCGGTGGTCAATGCGCTGAACGCCGCCGCCGAACGTATCGAGAAGTCGACCCAGGTCCTGAACCGGACCGTCGGAGGCGGGATCGCGATCGGGTGA
- a CDS encoding DUF4164 domain-containing protein has product MNDRVSNSSAMTESSAVEIEIATRRLMAALDSLESAVERRRDADRDENELATRIQALGADRSRLADELDGALVKARKLERTNREISDRLESAIVTIRSVLDTGEDG; this is encoded by the coding sequence ATGAACGATCGCGTGTCCAACAGTTCCGCCATGACGGAGTCTTCCGCCGTCGAGATCGAGATCGCGACCCGCAGGTTGATGGCGGCGCTCGACTCGCTCGAAAGCGCGGTCGAGCGGCGGCGCGATGCCGATCGCGACGAGAACGAGCTCGCGACGCGGATCCAGGCCTTGGGCGCGGATCGCTCGCGGCTCGCCGACGAACTCGACGGCGCGCTGGTGAAGGCGCGCAAGCTCGAGCGCACCAACCGCGAGATCTCCGATCGGCTGGAATCCGCGATCGTGACGATACGTTCGGTGCTCGATACCGGAGAGGACGGATGA